A DNA window from Anastrepha obliqua isolate idAnaObli1 chromosome 5, idAnaObli1_1.0, whole genome shotgun sequence contains the following coding sequences:
- the LOC129249281 gene encoding uncharacterized protein LOC129249281 isoform X3, whose translation MNRYITLSQLGDGTYGTVVLAQRKDTGEKVAIKRMKRKYYSWEEAMNLREVKSLKKLSHPNIVKLKEVIRENDTLYFVFEYMKENLYQMIKDRDTHLPEPTLKSILFQVLTGLAFMHRHGFFHRDLKPENLLCSGPELIKIADFGLAREIRSRPPFTDYVSTRWYRAPEVLLHATNYGSSIDLWAMGCIMAELYTFRPLFPGSSEVDQLFKVCSVLGTPEKSDWPEGYRLAATIHFRYPECIKVPLNTIVTRCSQAGLDLLEDMLHYDPDKRPTAQQSLKYAYFHALKRISPTAAVNANVKITAKYAAAAAAHANVNAVRNAGQLQNLSNNVLPVQEKLQAVTELLQQGNRQSNNNNTVNANNALNATINIHRGANNVYAKRTTIPVSHNANQIQMPKISFLAINGGDTNHSTVPLQMSTVTTNSNSLKNNAMLTNNSNNIANLQLRDPMEDNTSLKSGSVRYNAILAPASHVYLNGVDSALHKRSQENLAFTESINDIYLNRNTGQLQPPQPPNVSFNTSNTTAGNIKAGVIYLANGHRNYALFETASKNAKNSAKINGYYLQARPSLLNIDTVGKDGKVYNMFSKVVPKQAPSANLIMRNGFEPPVERGDPNEQIPVRQQYQGVADDKKPLPPARNAELNNGDELDLILGSKIKTSAKRQRQRNSKANILLEDLFGHLSLDSDSDTAKLPNTVPFTTYQQQSFVQHNSSLPNGYSNENSLTEKSKVKIPSSIEVNNGSYADSLSTNAFFA comes from the exons ATGAATCGTTACATTACCCTTTCACAATTGGGTGATGGCACATACGGCACCGTGGTGTTGGCTCAACGCAAGGACACTGGCGAAAAAGTGGCTATTAAGCGTATGAAGCGCAAATATTACTCCTGGGAGGAGGCGATGAATTTGCGCGAAGTCAAG TCCCTCAAGAAGCTTTCCCATCCGAACATTGTTAAACTGAAGGAAGTCATACGCGAAAATGatactttatattttgttttcgaatacaTGAAAGAGAACTTGTATCAAATGATAAAGGATCGAGACACACATTTGCCCGAACCGACTCTGAAAAGCATACTGTTTCAG GTACTCACCGGCTTGGCGTTCATGCACCGTCATGGATTTTTTCATCGCGATCTGAAACCGGAGAATTTGCTTTGCTCAGGACCGGAACTTATAAAAATTGCAGATTTTGGCTTGGCGCGCGAGATACGATCGCGACCGCCGTTTACGGACTATGTTTCCACGAGATG GTATCGCGCGCCAGAGGTGCTGCTGCATGCCACAAATTATGGCAGTTCCATAGATCTTTGGGCAATGGGCTGCATCATGGCGGAACTGTATACATTTCGACCACTATTTCCAGGCAGTAGTGAGGTGGATCAACTATTTAAAGTTTGTTCTGTTTTAGGAACTCCGGAGAAG AGCGACTGGCCAGAGGGATATAGGCTCGCTGCCACTATACACTTTCGTTATCCGGAATGCATCAAAGTACCACTCAACACCATTGTGACACGTTGCAGTCAAGCCGGATTAGATTTGTTGGAGGACATGTTGCACTATGATCCGGACAAGCGACCCACAGCGCAGCAAAGTCTTAAATATGCCTACTTTCATGCATTGAAACGCATCTCACCCACTGCGGCTGTCAATGCTAATGTGAAAATTACGGCCAAATATGCCGCAGCGGCTGCTGCCCATGCCAATGTCAATGCTGTTAGAAACGCAGGACAGCTGCAAAATTTATCGAATAACGTGCTTCCGGTGCAAGAGAAACTCCAAGCAGTGACTGAACTGCTGCAGCAGGGTAATAGacaaagcaacaataacaataccgTAAATGCCAACAATGCATTAAATGCGACAATTAATATCCATCGGGGAGCCAACAATGTTTATGCCAAACGAACAACGATTCCAGTTTCACACAATGCAAATCAAATACAAATGCCAAAGATAAGTTTTTTGGCAATAAATGGTGGAGATACGAACCACTCCACGGTGCCGCTCCAGATGTCTACAGTCACCACAAACTCAAACTCGCTCAAAAACAATGCGATGCTCACCAATAACTCGAACAACATCGCAAATCTGCAACTGCGTGACCCAATGGAAGATAATACCTCTTTGAAAAGTGGCTCCGTGCGCTATAATGCGATTCTCGCGCCAGCTAGTCACGTATACCTTAACGGTGTGGATTCTGCGCTCCATAAACGTTCGCAAGAAAATCTGGCATTCACAGAGTCCATAAATGATATATATTTGAACCGAAACACTGGTCAGCTGCAACCGCCGCAGCCTCCAAATGTTTCCTTCAACACTAGCAATACCACAGCAGGAAATATCAAAGCTGGAGTTATCTACTTAGCGAACGGCCACCGGAACTACGCACTTTTCGAGACAGCTTCAAAGAATGCTAAAAACTCTGCGAAAATTAATGGCTATTACCTGCAGGCGCGTCCCAGTTTACTAAATATCGATACGGTGGGCAAGGATGGGAAAGTGTATAATATGTTCTCCAAGGTAGTGCCCAAACAAGCACCTTCGGCTAACCTGATAATGCGTAACGGATTTGAACCCCCTGTGGAGAGAGGCGATCCTAATGAACAAATACCCGTCAGACAGCAATATCAAGGTGTTGCAGATGACAAGAAGCCTTTACCGCCTGCGCGGAATGCTGAGTTGAACAATGGCGATGAACTCGATCTTATATTGGG TTCTAAAATCAAAACGTCAGCTAAACGTCAACGCCAACgcaattcaaaagcaaatattttacttgAAGATCTCTTCGGTCACCTCTCGCTCGATTCGGATAGCGACACAGCGAAGCTCCCAAATACAGTTCCCTTCACAACATACCAACAACAATCCTTCGTGCAACATAACTCTAGTTTGCCAAATGGTTATTCGAACGAGAACTCGCTGACAGAGAAGAGTAAGGTGAAAATCCCCAGTAGTATTGAAGTGAACAACGGTAGTTATGCTGACTCGCTTTCAACAAATGC
- the LOC129249281 gene encoding probable serine/threonine-protein kinase fhkE isoform X2: MNRYITLSQLGDGTYGTVVLAQRKDTGEKVAIKRMKRKYYSWEEAMNLREVKSLKKLSHPNIVKLKEVIRENDTLYFVFEYMKENLYQMIKDRDTHLPEPTLKSILFQVLTGLAFMHRHGFFHRDLKPENLLCSGPELIKIADFGLAREIRSRPPFTDYVSTRWYRAPEVLLHATNYGSSIDLWAMGCIMAELYTFRPLFPGSSEVDQLFKVCSVLGTPEKSDWPEGYRLAATIHFRYPECIKVPLNTIVTRCSQAGLDLLEDMLHYDPDKRPTAQQSLKYAYFHALKRISPTAAVNANVKITAKYAAAAAAHANVNAVRNAGQLQNLSNNVLPVQEKLQAVTELLQQGNRQSNNNNTVNANNALNATINIHRGANNVYAKRTTIPVSHNANQIQMPKISFLAINGGDTNHSTVPLQMSTVTTNSNSLKNNAMLTNNSNNIANLQLRDPMEDNTSLKSGSVRYNAILAPASHVYLNGVDSALHKRSQENLAFTESINDIYLNRNTGQLQPPQPPNVSFNTSNTTAGNIKAGVIYLANGHRNYALFETASKNAKNSAKINGYYLQARPSLLNIDTVGKDGKVYNMFSKVVPKQAPSANLIMRNGFEPPVERGDPNEQIPVRQQYQGVADDKKPLPPARNAELNNGDELDLILGSKIKTSAKRQRQRNSKANILLEDLFGHLSLDSDSDTAKLPNTVPFTTYQQQSFVQHNSSLPNGYSNENSLTEKSKVKIPSSIEVNNGSYADSLSTNAVDPQSVDMNKSKFQPWDGTNKTEDEKLTAWMVAENGSLLEKKILNGLNDKNYPEWNTTYLNY, from the exons ATGAATCGTTACATTACCCTTTCACAATTGGGTGATGGCACATACGGCACCGTGGTGTTGGCTCAACGCAAGGACACTGGCGAAAAAGTGGCTATTAAGCGTATGAAGCGCAAATATTACTCCTGGGAGGAGGCGATGAATTTGCGCGAAGTCAAG TCCCTCAAGAAGCTTTCCCATCCGAACATTGTTAAACTGAAGGAAGTCATACGCGAAAATGatactttatattttgttttcgaatacaTGAAAGAGAACTTGTATCAAATGATAAAGGATCGAGACACACATTTGCCCGAACCGACTCTGAAAAGCATACTGTTTCAG GTACTCACCGGCTTGGCGTTCATGCACCGTCATGGATTTTTTCATCGCGATCTGAAACCGGAGAATTTGCTTTGCTCAGGACCGGAACTTATAAAAATTGCAGATTTTGGCTTGGCGCGCGAGATACGATCGCGACCGCCGTTTACGGACTATGTTTCCACGAGATG GTATCGCGCGCCAGAGGTGCTGCTGCATGCCACAAATTATGGCAGTTCCATAGATCTTTGGGCAATGGGCTGCATCATGGCGGAACTGTATACATTTCGACCACTATTTCCAGGCAGTAGTGAGGTGGATCAACTATTTAAAGTTTGTTCTGTTTTAGGAACTCCGGAGAAG AGCGACTGGCCAGAGGGATATAGGCTCGCTGCCACTATACACTTTCGTTATCCGGAATGCATCAAAGTACCACTCAACACCATTGTGACACGTTGCAGTCAAGCCGGATTAGATTTGTTGGAGGACATGTTGCACTATGATCCGGACAAGCGACCCACAGCGCAGCAAAGTCTTAAATATGCCTACTTTCATGCATTGAAACGCATCTCACCCACTGCGGCTGTCAATGCTAATGTGAAAATTACGGCCAAATATGCCGCAGCGGCTGCTGCCCATGCCAATGTCAATGCTGTTAGAAACGCAGGACAGCTGCAAAATTTATCGAATAACGTGCTTCCGGTGCAAGAGAAACTCCAAGCAGTGACTGAACTGCTGCAGCAGGGTAATAGacaaagcaacaataacaataccgTAAATGCCAACAATGCATTAAATGCGACAATTAATATCCATCGGGGAGCCAACAATGTTTATGCCAAACGAACAACGATTCCAGTTTCACACAATGCAAATCAAATACAAATGCCAAAGATAAGTTTTTTGGCAATAAATGGTGGAGATACGAACCACTCCACGGTGCCGCTCCAGATGTCTACAGTCACCACAAACTCAAACTCGCTCAAAAACAATGCGATGCTCACCAATAACTCGAACAACATCGCAAATCTGCAACTGCGTGACCCAATGGAAGATAATACCTCTTTGAAAAGTGGCTCCGTGCGCTATAATGCGATTCTCGCGCCAGCTAGTCACGTATACCTTAACGGTGTGGATTCTGCGCTCCATAAACGTTCGCAAGAAAATCTGGCATTCACAGAGTCCATAAATGATATATATTTGAACCGAAACACTGGTCAGCTGCAACCGCCGCAGCCTCCAAATGTTTCCTTCAACACTAGCAATACCACAGCAGGAAATATCAAAGCTGGAGTTATCTACTTAGCGAACGGCCACCGGAACTACGCACTTTTCGAGACAGCTTCAAAGAATGCTAAAAACTCTGCGAAAATTAATGGCTATTACCTGCAGGCGCGTCCCAGTTTACTAAATATCGATACGGTGGGCAAGGATGGGAAAGTGTATAATATGTTCTCCAAGGTAGTGCCCAAACAAGCACCTTCGGCTAACCTGATAATGCGTAACGGATTTGAACCCCCTGTGGAGAGAGGCGATCCTAATGAACAAATACCCGTCAGACAGCAATATCAAGGTGTTGCAGATGACAAGAAGCCTTTACCGCCTGCGCGGAATGCTGAGTTGAACAATGGCGATGAACTCGATCTTATATTGGG TTCTAAAATCAAAACGTCAGCTAAACGTCAACGCCAACgcaattcaaaagcaaatattttacttgAAGATCTCTTCGGTCACCTCTCGCTCGATTCGGATAGCGACACAGCGAAGCTCCCAAATACAGTTCCCTTCACAACATACCAACAACAATCCTTCGTGCAACATAACTCTAGTTTGCCAAATGGTTATTCGAACGAGAACTCGCTGACAGAGAAGAGTAAGGTGAAAATCCCCAGTAGTATTGAAGTGAACAACGGTAGTTATGCTGACTCGCTTTCAACAAATGC